A single region of the Changchengzhania lutea genome encodes:
- a CDS encoding TonB-dependent receptor codes for MNIKIKDAFLGVLFFLLTFSLAVAQTIVKGTVTDNTNMPLPDVNVSLKGTFTGTTTDFNGNFVIELLSIKDAILMFSSLGFKNQEIIVNEPSTLLIVILETDISQLDDIIITANRTTQSSQNVAQSVSVLSSKTIQRSGAREFRDYASGIPNLSFGSQGGDGGGRFSNEITIRGIAGHNTTALYLNGAPLPERINPNLIDISRIEVLKGPQGTLYGSATMGGAIKVISNIPQTDKISGFAESEIATVKEGDADYNIQGLLNIPITKNLAFRGSGYYNFQSGIYDRVVNQDIEWLNSDAVLTEDFYGDTEDYFGNPFAIETNGCEGCSRENKENLDDRFNYGFNANLGFYPTDDLSIIATVIHQKLKGDGYDFAESNVDSFIQNSNTGLGESFKDGWTNYSLQAELETKSGTFISSTNFLNRAIIETEDASDINTYYWIAYDDDPGVVPLESIWGATTDRSIDTELFQQEIRFNSDFEGKFNFLAGVFYSSNTQYWNYKDDSKGLATYLLSDNAWYEDAYWGETEADYAYILNNNDLPWYAYDGDFHNSEFALFGQFYYDFTDTLKFTLGLRYFNATSDQSTNENGADFGFVNKFFKAKFSEDGVNPKFNLTYKITKDKLVYATVARGFRIGDANESLPLFVLEELEALDGEYVREYDADYLWNYELGFKSAWLNGKIIANIALFYNNWNDLQQYRLLPSGWGYTANVGSAHTVGLELDFRKKISKNFEFGFGLGLLSPEIDEGSLALTASKGDKILNSPSVTGNLNAEYNKVLSNNNTIYATAGLQYVGERFGTYEPELEPELIFPEYTLLNARVGYVFSNFEVAVFGRNLTNKQANFGNIQSFGAILPGRQRYSTNRPLTMGLNLKYKF; via the coding sequence ATGAATATTAAGATTAAGGATGCTTTCCTAGGAGTATTATTTTTTTTATTAACTTTTAGCTTGGCAGTTGCGCAAACTATTGTAAAAGGTACAGTTACAGATAATACCAATATGCCTTTGCCAGATGTTAATGTGAGCCTTAAAGGAACTTTTACAGGTACAACAACAGATTTTAATGGAAATTTTGTAATAGAATTACTATCTATTAAAGACGCTATTTTAATGTTTAGTAGTTTAGGCTTTAAAAACCAAGAGATCATAGTTAATGAGCCTTCGACTTTGTTAATTGTTATTCTAGAAACTGATATTAGTCAATTAGACGACATAATTATCACAGCAAACAGAACAACCCAATCCTCACAAAATGTAGCACAGAGTGTGAGTGTGTTAAGTTCAAAAACAATTCAAAGATCGGGTGCAAGGGAATTTAGGGATTATGCTTCTGGAATTCCGAATCTTTCTTTTGGTTCTCAAGGGGGTGATGGTGGCGGACGTTTTTCCAATGAAATTACAATTAGAGGTATAGCAGGCCATAATACGACTGCTCTGTATTTAAATGGTGCTCCTTTGCCAGAGAGGATCAATCCTAATCTTATTGACATATCAAGAATTGAGGTGCTTAAGGGACCGCAAGGCACTTTGTATGGCTCTGCTACTATGGGTGGTGCCATAAAAGTGATTTCCAATATACCTCAAACTGATAAAATATCTGGTTTTGCAGAAAGTGAAATAGCAACCGTAAAAGAAGGTGATGCAGATTATAACATTCAAGGTTTGTTAAACATTCCTATTACTAAAAATTTAGCCTTTAGAGGTTCTGGGTATTATAATTTTCAAAGCGGTATTTACGATAGGGTAGTTAATCAAGATATAGAATGGTTGAATAGTGATGCTGTTTTAACTGAAGATTTTTATGGCGATACCGAAGACTATTTTGGTAATCCATTTGCTATTGAAACAAACGGTTGTGAAGGCTGTTCGCGAGAGAATAAAGAAAACTTAGATGATAGATTCAATTATGGTTTTAATGCTAATCTTGGGTTTTATCCAACAGATGATCTGTCTATAATAGCGACTGTAATTCATCAAAAACTGAAAGGTGATGGTTATGATTTTGCCGAAAGTAATGTGGATTCTTTTATCCAAAACAGTAATACAGGTTTAGGTGAAAGTTTTAAAGACGGGTGGACAAATTATAGTTTACAAGCAGAATTAGAGACTAAATCAGGAACCTTCATTTCTAGCACCAACTTTTTAAATAGAGCTATTATTGAAACAGAAGATGCTTCAGATATAAATACGTATTATTGGATTGCCTATGATGACGACCCTGGCGTTGTACCTTTAGAATCAATTTGGGGTGCTACAACCGATAGAAGTATTGATACAGAATTATTTCAGCAAGAAATTCGTTTTAACTCGGATTTTGAAGGGAAATTCAATTTTTTAGCAGGAGTATTTTATAGCTCGAATACACAGTATTGGAATTATAAAGACGACAGTAAAGGTTTGGCAACCTATCTACTATCAGATAATGCATGGTATGAAGATGCGTACTGGGGTGAAACTGAAGCAGATTATGCGTATATTCTTAATAATAATGATTTACCCTGGTATGCCTATGATGGGGATTTCCATAATTCTGAATTTGCTTTATTTGGTCAATTTTATTACGACTTTACCGATACATTAAAATTTACATTGGGACTGCGCTATTTTAATGCTACGTCCGATCAAAGTACTAATGAGAATGGTGCAGATTTTGGGTTTGTAAATAAGTTTTTTAAAGCAAAATTTTCAGAAGATGGTGTAAATCCGAAATTCAACTTAACTTATAAAATAACTAAAGATAAGCTTGTTTATGCTACTGTAGCAAGAGGTTTTAGAATTGGGGATGCTAATGAGTCACTCCCTTTATTTGTTCTAGAAGAATTGGAAGCGCTTGATGGTGAGTATGTCAGAGAATATGATGCCGATTACCTTTGGAATTATGAATTAGGCTTTAAAAGTGCTTGGCTAAACGGTAAAATTATTGCCAATATTGCTTTGTTTTATAATAATTGGAATGACCTACAGCAATATAGATTATTGCCTTCTGGTTGGGGATATACAGCCAATGTTGGTTCTGCCCATACTGTTGGTTTGGAGTTGGATTTTAGAAAAAAAATATCTAAAAATTTTGAATTTGGTTTCGGATTAGGACTTCTTAGCCCAGAAATAGATGAAGGGAGTTTAGCACTAACAGCTTCTAAAGGAGATAAAATCCTTAATTCACCGAGTGTTACCGGTAATTTAAATGCAGAATACAATAAGGTTTTAAGTAATAACAATACCATTTACGCTACAGCAGGTCTGCAATATGTTGGTGAGCGTTTTGGAACGTATGAGCCAGAATTGGAACCAGAATTGATTTTTCCAGAATATACATTACTCAATGCCAGAGTAGGCTATGTGTTTTCAAATTTTGAAGTTGCTGTTTTTGGAAGAAACTTAACCAATAAGCAAGCCAATTTTGGAAACATACAATCCTTTGGGGCTATTCTACCAGGCAGACAACGTTACTCTACAAATAGACCGCTAACAATGGGTTTAAACTTAAAATATAAGTTTTAA
- the asnB gene encoding asparagine synthase B, whose amino-acid sequence MCGIVCAFDLKQSAEDLRPQILEMSKRIRHRGPDWSGIYHNEKAIMAHERLAIVDPASGKQPLFSADKKLVLAANGEIYNHRELRKQFEGKYTFQTESDCEVILALYKEKGADFLDEMNGIFGFAIYDAEKDTYFVARDHMGIIPLYIGWDENGTFYVASELKALEGVCTKIQLFPPGHYMSSADGEFVQWYKRDWTDYEAVKDNETSIQAIKEALEAAVHRQLMSDVPYGVLLSGGLDSSVTSAIAKKYAEKRIESDDKQAAWWPQLHSFSVGLEGSPDLAAAQKVADHIGTIHHEIKFTIQEGLDAIRDVVYNLETYDVTTIRASTPMYLMARVIKSMGIKMVLSGEGADELFGGYLYFHKAPNAREFHEETVRKLEKLHMYDCLRANKSLAAWGIEGRVPFLDKEFMDVAMRINPQDKMINGERMEKWVVRKAFEDMLPESVAWRQKEQFSDGVGYSWIDTLKEVVNEAVTDEQLANAQFRFPLQTPTSKEEFYYRSIFTEHFPSDAAALCVPQEASVACSTQIALEWDEAFKNMNDPSGRAVANVHEDAY is encoded by the coding sequence ATGTGCGGAATTGTATGTGCTTTCGATTTGAAACAATCAGCTGAAGATTTAAGACCTCAAATATTAGAGATGTCTAAACGGATTCGTCATCGCGGACCAGATTGGAGTGGAATATATCATAATGAGAAGGCTATTATGGCACATGAGCGTTTGGCTATTGTAGACCCTGCGTCTGGAAAGCAGCCCCTATTTAGTGCCGATAAAAAATTAGTACTTGCGGCGAATGGCGAAATTTATAACCACAGGGAACTGCGCAAACAGTTTGAGGGTAAATACACGTTTCAAACGGAAAGTGATTGCGAAGTGATACTTGCTTTATACAAAGAAAAAGGAGCTGATTTTCTGGATGAGATGAACGGCATCTTTGGTTTTGCCATATATGATGCTGAAAAAGACACGTACTTTGTAGCGCGCGATCACATGGGGATCATTCCTTTATATATAGGTTGGGATGAAAACGGGACATTTTATGTTGCTTCAGAATTAAAAGCATTAGAAGGTGTTTGTACCAAAATACAGTTATTTCCTCCTGGGCACTACATGTCTAGTGCGGATGGCGAATTTGTGCAATGGTACAAAAGAGATTGGACAGATTATGAAGCAGTAAAGGACAATGAGACGAGTATTCAGGCCATCAAAGAAGCTTTGGAAGCGGCAGTACATAGACAGTTAATGAGCGATGTGCCTTATGGCGTATTGTTGTCAGGGGGTCTCGATTCTTCAGTAACATCAGCTATTGCTAAAAAATATGCAGAAAAACGAATAGAGTCAGACGATAAGCAAGCGGCTTGGTGGCCGCAATTACACTCTTTTTCAGTTGGATTGGAGGGGTCTCCAGATTTAGCTGCGGCTCAAAAAGTGGCCGACCATATTGGCACCATTCATCATGAAATCAAATTCACGATTCAAGAAGGTTTAGATGCCATACGTGATGTGGTCTATAACCTGGAAACCTATGATGTGACTACTATTAGAGCAAGCACACCTATGTACTTAATGGCACGGGTTATTAAATCTATGGGAATAAAAATGGTGTTATCAGGAGAAGGAGCCGATGAATTATTTGGTGGCTATCTGTATTTTCATAAAGCGCCAAATGCACGTGAATTCCATGAAGAAACAGTTCGAAAATTAGAAAAACTTCATATGTATGATTGTTTGCGTGCTAATAAAAGTTTAGCGGCATGGGGCATAGAAGGGCGCGTACCGTTTTTAGACAAGGAATTTATGGATGTTGCTATGCGTATCAACCCACAAGATAAAATGATTAACGGGGAGCGTATGGAAAAATGGGTCGTGCGAAAAGCATTTGAGGATATGTTGCCAGAAAGCGTAGCATGGAGACAAAAAGAACAATTTAGTGATGGTGTTGGGTATAGCTGGATTGACACATTAAAAGAAGTGGTTAATGAAGCCGTAACAGATGAACAATTAGCAAACGCCCAATTTAGATTCCCATTACAAACCCCGACTAGTAAAGAGGAGTTTTATTACCGTTCTATTTTTACAGAACACTTTCCTAGTGATGCCGCGGCATTATGTGTACCGCAAGAAGCCAGTGTGGCGTGTAGCACACAAATTGCTTTAGAGTGGGATGAGGCATTTAAAAACATGAATGATCCCTCTGGACGTGCAGTTGCCAATGTGCATGAAGATGCGTATTAA
- a CDS encoding ISAs1 family transposase, protein MNKFKSIFSKINDPRSDINKLHNLEDILLIGIISVICAADSWKDMETYAKAKVDFLRSFLDLPNGTPSDDTFNRVFSSIDSEQFETCFIDWVSNLIDITAGEVIPIDGKTLRGAKSNGKKSPFHMVSAWASKNNMVLGQVKVSEKSNEITAIPKLLELITVKGCVVTIDAMGCQKAIAETIIKQEADYILAVKENQKQLHQDILDEFRFGKTIDSHTDEDLGHGRIETRKCSVINDFKFIEDQDKWTGLESIVKVESIREFKNSDKPTETATRYYISSVKTDAKALQKMIRLHWGIENKLHWVLDVAFSEDASRKRAGNAAQNFSILSKIALNLLRKDKQTKQGLKGKRLKAAYDNNYLIKILGIKV, encoded by the coding sequence ATGAACAAATTCAAGTCTATATTCAGTAAGATAAACGATCCTAGAAGCGATATAAACAAGCTTCATAACTTAGAAGACATCCTTCTTATTGGTATAATTAGTGTGATTTGTGCGGCAGATTCATGGAAAGATATGGAAACTTATGCCAAAGCAAAAGTAGATTTTTTGCGTTCATTTCTTGATTTGCCAAATGGTACGCCCTCTGATGACACCTTTAACCGAGTGTTCTCTTCCATTGATTCAGAACAATTTGAAACCTGTTTTATAGATTGGGTCTCTAATTTGATTGATATAACGGCTGGCGAGGTTATTCCCATTGATGGTAAAACCTTGAGAGGTGCTAAATCTAATGGTAAGAAATCCCCTTTTCACATGGTAAGTGCTTGGGCAAGCAAAAACAATATGGTTTTAGGACAGGTCAAGGTTTCTGAAAAATCCAATGAAATTACGGCCATACCAAAACTACTGGAACTAATTACTGTAAAAGGATGTGTAGTTACCATTGATGCCATGGGCTGTCAAAAGGCTATTGCAGAAACTATTATTAAACAAGAAGCAGATTACATCTTAGCTGTAAAAGAAAACCAAAAGCAATTGCATCAAGATATTCTAGACGAATTTCGCTTTGGCAAGACTATAGATAGCCATACCGATGAAGATCTGGGACACGGCAGGATAGAAACACGAAAATGTAGTGTTATCAATGACTTTAAATTTATTGAAGACCAAGATAAATGGACAGGGCTGGAAAGTATAGTAAAAGTAGAAAGTATTAGAGAATTTAAAAACTCCGACAAGCCAACAGAAACAGCTACAAGATATTATATATCAAGTGTGAAAACAGATGCAAAAGCACTACAGAAAATGATACGCTTACATTGGGGAATTGAAAACAAACTACATTGGGTACTCGATGTGGCTTTCTCTGAAGACGCCTCAAGAAAAAGAGCTGGTAATGCTGCCCAAAATTTCTCTATACTAAGCAAAATTGCACTAAACTTGCTAAGAAAAGATAAACAAACCAAGCAAGGACTAAAAGGAAAAAGGCTAAAAGCGGCTTACGATAACAACTATCTTATTAAGATCTTAGGAATAAAAGTGTGA
- a CDS encoding DUF2911 domain-containing protein produces MKKTSCISTLAFAFIMLLSTNIDAQAFAKMDKSPMDAAAFPTSYKESNKLIKIVYSRPQLKERSLSKLAPNGEVWRTGANEAAELTLYKDMKLGNTNIKAGMYTFYVIPGEKEWTAIVSTDLNVWGSYYYKEANDVARLSVPVSTGKESLEAFSIAFEKSENGVDMHLGWGTVRVAVPFTK; encoded by the coding sequence ATGAAAAAAACATCATGTATTTCAACACTTGCTTTTGCATTTATCATGTTATTATCCACAAATATAGACGCTCAAGCATTTGCGAAAATGGACAAAAGCCCTATGGATGCCGCTGCATTTCCTACCAGCTACAAAGAATCCAATAAACTAATCAAGATTGTGTATAGTAGACCGCAATTAAAAGAGCGCTCGTTAAGCAAACTTGCACCGAATGGTGAAGTATGGCGAACTGGAGCAAACGAAGCTGCGGAACTCACCTTGTATAAGGATATGAAATTAGGAAACACGAACATTAAAGCTGGAATGTACACGTTTTATGTCATTCCAGGAGAAAAAGAATGGACTGCTATAGTTAGTACAGACTTAAATGTTTGGGGTTCTTATTACTATAAAGAAGCCAACGATGTAGCACGACTATCTGTTCCTGTTTCAACTGGCAAAGAATCTCTTGAAGCTTTTTCAATCGCCTTTGAGAAATCTGAAAATGGCGTAGATATGCATTTAGGTTGGGGAACTGTTAGAGTGGCCG